In the genome of Shewanella glacialimarina, one region contains:
- a CDS encoding cyanophycinase, translating into MKIISRIKLFIFFSTLAFCLLLQLLFVDNVWANQDVSPKLEKPLSPGFDLMLVGGGLKTCSSLSPHSCVDSITFSPNAKLSIQYHFSLDWLERALDHFSLQTLSLNQTNNLRKASRKAAKSSVNLNQLKDAVYQVDKHLLDELTDQQYYALLDLLEQEQHSIDGSPLQEQVRIDATTKPYGPAIYRLFTLQALLKKQQKNPDATRPLIGIVTASARDPFESISFYISAFEQAGADVIWLPLDAALQAGIHHDQCEKLPLLRQQLQGNTDKARLYPEHTQLQQRLCESPENLYQQLEHIDGLFLNGGDQSLTLTAWLTPDKKPSKALAVIKNRLANKQIVIGGTSAGTAVMTAANMITGGTSDGAIQHGVLSAKPPSERCEIHQCDGDIPATAVTYRAKGGLGLFPFGIMDTHFSERDRQIRLLMLTASTDSEMGFGVDENTALLVNIADKHLSVIGEHGVWVIEQTQARKDDNGKSIFKGVSHYLTSGSQADIDNKQRLANIEFANRVVSVNMAANYPAYQQWIVQACREGRLSSKLIDDVELILLPSSTTGCKPVLNNQQSYQGIKLLLQQQDD; encoded by the coding sequence ATGAAAATTATTTCTAGAATTAAATTATTTATATTTTTTAGCACTTTAGCTTTTTGCTTGTTATTGCAATTATTGTTTGTTGATAATGTATGGGCAAATCAAGACGTTTCACCAAAGTTAGAAAAACCATTATCACCTGGGTTTGATTTGATGTTAGTTGGGGGGGGCTTAAAAACCTGTAGCTCACTTTCACCTCATTCCTGCGTCGACAGCATCACTTTTTCACCTAATGCCAAATTATCAATCCAATATCACTTTAGCCTTGATTGGCTTGAGCGAGCACTTGATCATTTTAGCTTGCAAACATTATCTTTAAATCAAACTAACAATCTGCGCAAAGCCAGTCGAAAAGCAGCAAAAAGCAGCGTTAATTTAAACCAGTTAAAAGATGCTGTGTATCAGGTTGATAAGCATTTATTGGATGAGTTAACCGATCAGCAATACTATGCTTTACTCGATTTATTAGAACAAGAACAACACTCTATTGATGGCAGCCCCTTGCAAGAACAAGTCAGGATTGATGCCACAACCAAGCCTTATGGTCCGGCTATTTATCGACTATTTACCTTGCAGGCTTTACTAAAAAAACAGCAAAAAAATCCCGATGCGACACGCCCATTAATTGGTATTGTAACCGCTTCAGCCCGAGACCCGTTTGAGTCCATTTCTTTCTACATCAGTGCTTTTGAACAAGCTGGCGCTGATGTTATTTGGTTGCCCTTAGATGCGGCTTTGCAAGCTGGTATACATCATGATCAATGCGAGAAATTGCCATTGCTTCGCCAGCAACTGCAAGGAAATACTGATAAAGCGAGGCTTTATCCTGAACACACACAATTACAACAACGTCTATGTGAGTCACCCGAAAATTTGTATCAGCAGCTTGAGCATATTGATGGCTTATTTTTAAATGGTGGCGATCAAAGTTTAACCTTAACAGCTTGGTTAACGCCGGATAAAAAGCCGTCTAAAGCGTTAGCCGTCATTAAAAATCGCTTGGCCAATAAACAAATCGTGATTGGCGGGACGAGTGCGGGAACAGCAGTGATGACAGCGGCGAATATGATCACTGGCGGCACTAGTGACGGCGCAATACAGCATGGTGTATTGAGTGCCAAACCACCGAGTGAGCGGTGCGAAATACATCAGTGTGATGGGGATATACCCGCAACGGCAGTGACCTATCGTGCCAAGGGCGGGTTAGGGTTATTTCCTTTTGGGATAATGGATACGCATTTTTCTGAGCGGGATCGCCAAATAAGATTGTTAATGCTAACCGCCTCCACTGATAGTGAAATGGGATTTGGGGTGGATGAAAATACCGCGCTGTTAGTCAATATTGCTGATAAACATCTGTCGGTTATTGGTGAGCATGGTGTGTGGGTTATCGAGCAAACTCAAGCCCGTAAAGATGATAATGGCAAATCAATATTTAAAGGGGTGTCTCATTATTTAACTTCAGGCAGCCAAGCCGATATTGATAACAAACAGCGTCTGGCTAATATTGAATTCGCCAATCGGGTGGTTTCAGTTAATATGGCTGCCAATTATCCAGCTTACCAACAGTGGATTGTGCAAGCTTGCCGTGAGGGACGGTTATCGAGCAAACTTATCGATGATGTTGAACTTATCCTCCTCCCAAGCTCAACAACTGGGTGCAAACCAGTGCTAAACAATCAGCAAAGCTATCAAGGTATTAAGCTATTATTGCAGCAACAAGATGATTAA
- a CDS encoding PepSY domain-containing protein, protein MHKTARTFHQWLMLFLGLQFAIWSVTGAYMVYMDIDFIHGDDLVTNPQSKVQPAQMNYSLQQLIQAYPHIDKISVDTLLGETVYRLTLADSESPKELVISANSGQVLSPLSELTAVSVAQYFYTGKGDVAEVTLITDNPPFELSPRHLPAWRVNFNDFGAPSLYVSAQTGILVGKRHEFWRWFDWMFRFHIMDYSSGEDIDNMLLFWVALLASGGALTGMVLVYFRVFKGQFTSRKKSRVQRVGVA, encoded by the coding sequence ATGCATAAAACCGCAAGAACGTTTCATCAATGGTTGATGTTATTTTTAGGGCTGCAATTTGCGATATGGTCGGTCACGGGCGCTTATATGGTCTATATGGATATCGATTTTATCCATGGTGATGATTTGGTTACCAACCCGCAATCTAAAGTGCAGCCCGCCCAGATGAATTATTCACTGCAACAGCTCATTCAAGCTTATCCCCATATTGACAAGATCAGTGTCGATACCTTGTTAGGTGAAACTGTTTATAGGCTGACCTTAGCGGATAGCGAGTCCCCTAAAGAATTAGTCATTAGCGCTAATAGCGGCCAAGTGTTATCACCATTATCAGAGTTAACGGCCGTATCCGTTGCGCAATACTTTTACACGGGCAAGGGCGATGTTGCCGAGGTGACGCTGATTACCGACAATCCCCCTTTTGAGTTAAGCCCACGCCATTTGCCAGCATGGCGAGTCAACTTTAATGATTTTGGTGCCCCCTCCCTTTATGTGTCGGCACAAACTGGCATCTTGGTGGGCAAGCGCCATGAGTTTTGGCGTTGGTTTGATTGGATGTTTAGGTTTCATATTATGGACTACAGCAGCGGTGAAGATATCGATAATATGCTGCTGTTTTGGGTCGCCTTGCTAGCCAGTGGTGGGGCACTGACTGGCATGGTGTTAGTGTATTTCAGGGTGTTTAAAGGCCAGTTTACAAGCCGTAAAAAAAGCCGCGTTCAACGCGTGGGAGTTGCCTAA
- a CDS encoding PepSY domain-containing protein, with amino-acid sequence MRWIRKLHKWASVIVGIQFVLWLASGLYFNLMDHTKAAGLTYFSQDMVQHQLDMAKFIEPKAVLEQHSDSVALDTVFLLAKPYYLLSHQQGLYAHSYHEYTLVDAYSGEAVTLDEELVTSLAQASYTGEGKVAELKLLTPPISDFPKQQNPTWQVNFTDDIDTQVYVEAQSGRIVGHSDQHKKLADIFFMLHFMDYNNQGSFNNLPMMLMAFFSLWLTVTGCYWCIDLLRKGKYRRKRRTRSKPAAIKLL; translated from the coding sequence ATGCGTTGGATTAGAAAATTGCACAAATGGGCGTCGGTCATTGTCGGGATTCAGTTTGTGCTGTGGTTAGCCAGTGGCCTGTATTTTAATTTGATGGATCACACCAAAGCGGCAGGGCTAACCTATTTTAGTCAGGATATGGTGCAACATCAGCTTGATATGGCTAAGTTTATTGAGCCTAAAGCTGTACTTGAACAGCATAGTGATAGCGTGGCGCTAGATACGGTATTTTTATTGGCTAAGCCCTATTATTTACTTAGCCATCAGCAAGGCTTGTATGCGCATTCTTATCATGAATACACCTTAGTCGATGCCTATAGCGGTGAGGCGGTCACTCTTGATGAAGAGCTGGTAACAAGTTTAGCGCAAGCGTCATACACAGGTGAGGGCAAGGTAGCCGAACTCAAATTACTCACCCCACCGATTAGCGATTTTCCAAAACAACAAAACCCCACATGGCAGGTCAACTTTACTGACGACATCGATACTCAAGTGTATGTTGAGGCGCAATCTGGGCGAATAGTCGGCCACAGTGATCAGCATAAAAAGTTAGCCGATATCTTTTTTATGCTGCATTTTATGGATTATAACAACCAAGGCAGTTTCAATAATCTGCCTATGATGTTGATGGCCTTTTTCAGTTTGTGGTTAACCGTTACCGGGTGTTATTGGTGCATTGATTTACTTCGAAAAGGAAAATACCGCCGCAAGCGTCGTACTCGGTCAAAGCCCGCTGCGATAAAATTGTTATAG